One part of the Plasmodium cynomolgi strain B DNA, chromosome 3, whole genome shotgun sequence genome encodes these proteins:
- a CDS encoding hypothetical protein (putative), translated as MELRVIALLLFLLSIHPVEGYALKKKFAFLFGCKWAPGRRGTQLRLKINDVINFKDKEELKREIVTHARRISLDLSDEQINNIGKNLYEFFFYLKLKDITIVDKKNGQQMSKRRVHMINTCMNVRISTHV; from the exons ATGGAATTAAGAGTTATTGCATTATTACTTTTCCTACTTTCCATTCATCCGGTTGAGGGCTatgctttgaaaaaaaaatttgcatttttgtttGGCTGTAAGTGGGCGCCCGGGAGAAGGGGGACACAGCTACGGCTTAAAATTAACGACgtcattaattttaaag ACAAGGAGGAgctgaaaagggaaattgtCACTCATGCGAGGAGAATATCCTTAGATTTAAGTGACGAACAG atAAATAATATAGGAAAGAATTTatatgagttttttttctatctgaAGTTGAAGGATATAACAATagtagacaaaaaaaatgggcaacaAATGTCAAAAAGGAGGGTACATATGATAAACACGTGCATGAATGTACGCATCTCCACGCACGTGTAG